DNA from Garra rufa chromosome 5, GarRuf1.0, whole genome shotgun sequence:
TTACAATACAGTATATAATAACAGTCATTCATTTTCTAAACCACTTTATCCTCTGCAGGTTTGTGGGGAGTTGGAGCCTATCTCAGGCCACAGACAGGGGATACCATGAATGGATCTCCAGTCTATTACAAGGCTCACACACACATGGGCATTTATACACCACAGGCAATTTATGAGGTGTCCAATTCACCTATGCTGCTTGTGTTTGGATTGCAGGGGAAACCAGAGCACTCATAGGAAACAGACACAGGGAGAACATGCAAATGCCACACAGAAAGGCTATTTGCTGTGAGGCAACAGCGCTAGCCACTAATCCACCCCATGTAATAATATATTTGTTGTGTATTATACTTATTATAATCATAAATGGATGCTGCCTGATTGGGACCTTATAAACAAAGTTGGTCACAAAGCTTGTCCAATCAGTGATAAGTATTCAATATACAATACTTTGATAATACTCTGATGTTTTCTTCTACAAAGTAAACTGCACACACtcatacaaaaaatacaaattttaaaactGTTACGTTTATTTTTATAAGCATATGTTTGTAATAAGTAACTAGGTAAGACATTTTgcgattttagtgtttttttttactcaaaaaggtttttttttttttttttgcttttctttttggatttgttcatttgttttgaaAATTGTCATTTGTTTTGCACTTAAATACAGTATTGTATACATTGTGTCATATATGATCTTACCACAGTGTCTTCAGTTTACAGAGAGGATTCTGTAGTTCTTGAGAAAGCAGCTTCACTGattctcctagtttattcccagacagattcagttctctcaggtgagaggggtttgatctcagagctgaagccagagcagcacaacctttatCTGTGACACCACAACTAatcaacctgtagagaacaatgacacAGTCTTTACTCTCTCAGATCAGATCAGTTTAGCTCGGAATCTTTTAGTAAAGAGAAAGTAGAACTTAAAGTAGAAGTGAAGCAGACATTATTTAGTAAATTGATTTCCACTTTGATTAAAACATATGTAACAAACATGATTAATGtaaccattttaaagaaaaaatgttgttttgtttAAGGTTTTGGAGCAAGGGCGCCACCATCTTGCAACACTACAGTGTGTGATGTCACGGGACATGAACACACACTTGTTTTGAAATGGAAGAAGGTGAAGTTAGTCCAATTGCTTATACATTTGAGTCATTACGGTGAATAGTATTGAGTGGAAGAAGTCATAaatctatggcaagccgttttagcctaaaatatactatgggttactcgtcgtaattgcattgttactagagctctctaattcaattactactagtaacaattacaattagaaagctctacaaatgaatttttactattcatatgtctccattgacttccatttatttttaattacagagctctacaacataatttttactagtaagaattacaattagagagctctactattgaattcttactagtaacaattccaattaaagagctctctaatttaattgttactagtaagaactgaattagagagctctttaattcaattatggagctctgcaattaaacatctttaatgtgtttttttactagtaaaaattgaattatagggttctgtaattgcattttactagtaatatttaaattagagagctctctaatcggaaCTTGTTACTAGttaaaactgaattagagagctctttaatttaaattattactagtaaatattagggatgggacgatacactagtctcagcctcagacgtcacgcccacggaaggttggctaaacgtctgatgcatatggtacacttaactggaaacacttcaggaatgtcgaagtcgtcatctgattagttgaatttgaccggatttccggaacacgcgagtgtcgcgtttgttttcggtccgccgggaaacaaagcgcagactggtttactcggcgttttgctaaaaggtgcttatgcagacgccgttgttgttatacacatttgcaacgttcgcgaacaaattactgacttactgcttgttctccctcttcttcgttaactttcaatgctggttatttcaatgactgacttgttgcatgccagtcagttgttgtggggacatttctacgccccgaaacgtgacgctgaacgaaacgaactgtgattggttgtttgacatgtcggtcaaacggccttataggcgggccttggccaattaaagctgccatgtaTTCCAGACCTTAagacgtcagtctgaaggtctggctacgcgagactaacgATACACCTACCTCCCGATTCGATAGGATTCCGATACTTGGGTGCCGATACGATATCTATTGCGATTTTCTTTTAAAGAATTCAGAGTCTACAAGTATTGCGATTCGATATTGTAATGTGTTGCGATTTTGTTTCTTTCTCTCtagaccagtgtttctcaactccagtcctcgggacccactgctctgcacattttgtatgtttctgagtctgacacactcagttcagttcatgaatctttctactaatgagctgatgatcaaaatcaggtgccttaaatgaggaagacatacaaaatgtgcagagcagtgggtcccgaggactggagttgagaaacactgctctagaCCATATGGAAAAATGTGAATAGTACAcaatatatacacaataaaaaaaaaacattttagcatttttcctgttttatttcagtttataacAAACTAAATATTTCAGCATAAACAAACAGCCACAAAATGTTTCCACACTTTGGATTTAAAGTGTGATggttagtggtgcaacggatcacaaaacccACAGTTtggatcatatcacggattttgagtcacggatcggatcatttttcggatcagcaaaaaacaaacaaaacaaacaaaaaaaagttagttttttattaattactgaatgcttactttgaGTACTTCTGATCCAAAGCAAGTTACTAATACTAACACTAATTAAATAaccctagtattcaggtgcagaaatgtaatatttaattgtaaaataactagtgcttctcactgcaggtgtttataggatgctgtctctttaaggccaaatgcacgcACCTAATACTGGCACGcgtctctttctcagctgtttcggtagaagttcaaatagaagttaaagagggatcaatctgtgtgaatcgcctctctctctctctctctctctctctctctctctctctctctctctctctctctctctctgtgcgcgtgctcgcttctgGTGTGTGAAGCGGCagcggtaaaaaaaaataataataaaataaaacagcgcgCGTCTTCTTTTGCTGCAATGGTTttaaactgaccaatcagaagctaaataaaagaaaacgtgcaaattataaacttttactctatgatggttataaatttaacagttaatccgcgaatcacatgcgtgccgaaccgtGGGGGCTGGTCTGTACGGATCACGTATCATCACCCCTAGTGATGGTACAGGCTGTATATCTCTTACTGTCTTTCCTTCCGCCTTTTTCAATTTTTCGTGTTTGCTAGTAAGAGATGTGACATCATGTAACCGATACAACACATCGCCCTCTGCTGAAATAAAAGACGTAACTTTCATCCGCCCCGTTTATAAGTAAGTGCTAAAATAAAGCAATGTATTTAATATGAATTGATATCGAttctggtgtaaaaaaaaaatcgattttaAAATCGTAAATAAAAAAATCGCGATAGTTAGGTGAATCGTTTTTTTTGTCCCATCCCTAGTAaatattgatttagagagctctctaattgtagttgttactagtaagaattcaatagtagagctctctaattgaaattcctactagtaaaaattctgttgtagagctctgtaattaaaattgaatggaagtcaatggaaacatatgactagtaaaaattaatttgtagagctctctaattggaattgttactagtaagaatttaattagagagctctctaattggcattgttactagtaggaatgaaattatagagctctctaatttaattcttactagtaaaaatgcaattacgatgagtaacacttagtatatttaaaggagaactccggtgtgatattgacctaaagtgtattgaatcatgataccgagtgtgaacgtaccttgcatatctcatctcggtttgtgtccagctgtccgaaatctggggtcagttagccgatgctcacaacaggttgtcagtgagagtcaacagggcatcggaatagccatgtaaataaatcactgttttacgccatttacgaggcacaaagtagctccacacttcattggtagacttccaagggccctgacatttaaaacgagacattgagaactcagaaaaagcaccggtattttgtttacaagtagatttatacagacattttccaccaggaacagaccagTCGCccccatcttaaatgtagtcacgataagtcgagtgtcgagcaccaaggaaactacaacctgatacgttgataacctgataaattccttggtgctctacactcgacttatcgtgactaagtccaggatggcggcgaccggattttatcttccaggtactgtctgtataaatcttcttgtaaataaactaccggtgctttttctgagttctcaatgtctcgttttaaatgtcagggcccttggaagtttaccaatgaagtgtggagctactttgtgcctcgtaaatggcgtaaaacagtgatttatttacatggctattccgattccctgttgactttcattgacaacctgttgtgagcatcggctaactgaccccagatttcggacagctggacacaaaccgagatgagatatgtaaggtacgttcacactcggtatcatgattcaatacactttaggtcaatatcacaccggagttctcctttaaggctAAATCGGCTTGCCATATAAATCTGTTGGATTAGGTTGAAGAGCGGGTTGGAAACAATACCATTGTTTATGTGGATACTCATCAAGACAGTCATTCTGACATCATTTTGTGTGCATTTGCTTGAGCAGACGCAAAAGATAACTCAATTTGGTACTCACATGCAGTCTTAATGATGTATCACAGCGAGTGAGTACCGCATTGAAATCTCTTTCACACTGTTTTACGCTTGAATGGCTTAAAACACTTTTTTGTTTAATCTGACAAGACTTAAAACACATGGGAATGATTAACTTTCTTGAGGAAGCAGCACATCGTTAAGAATAGTTTGTATATTGTGAATAGTTTTAGTGTCCTGTTAACCGCAGCAGCTAATATACTAATCTTATATACCACTACTGGTGAACGAGCCAGTGTAATGCAAATATGTCTGAAAGGTCCTACATAATAAGATGCAACATGAACTATATTGTATGAAGTGTTATTTGTTTCCATCATTTTGCACCTTGTGTAATGAAAACAATTGTTGGGATACCACAATCAAAACTTTGTGATATAGTCAGTTTGATGATATTGATCCAAATTATGGTGAAAACCCAAAACATttgtatgttaaaaaaataaaaaaatgcttatATTACTTTACTGGCCAATGGAGCAAACAAACCGTGTGACGTCACATGCCGTGGTACAGCAAGATGGCTGTGCCTTTACTCCAAAAGCTATTACAAACCTTTTGCTTTAAAATGGTtacattaattatgttttttATGACTGATTAACTTCCACTTTAAAGCACAAATCAGTATGTCACAGAGCACAAAACATGATCATAAATCATCTGAAGTCTCATTCAAACAGGATAAATAACATTTCTTATATGCactgtattttatgtaaaatgtctcTCATTCAAAATGTCTTTATTGATGACACTATTCACTACATAGCATGTACAGTATGAGTCATATACTGTATGATCTTACCTCagtgtctccagtttacagtgaggattATGTAAGATATCAGAAAGCATCTTCactgaatctcctagtttattcccagaCAGATTCAGTtttctcaggtgtgaggggtttgatctcagagctgaagccagagcagcacaaccttcatctgtgacaccACAACTAATCAGCCTGTAGAGAGATGAAAATTCAACATGTGAAACACTATCAAATAGTtatcaaaaaaattacattttaattaatagcATGAGGNNNNNNNNNNNNNNNNNNNNNNNNNNNNNNNNNNNNNNNNNNNNNNNNNNNNNNNNNNNNNNNNNNNNNNNNNNNNNNNNNNNNNNNNNNNNNNNNNNNNNNNNNNNNNNNNNNNNNNNNNNNNNNNNNNNNNNNNNNNNNNNNNNNNNNNNNNNNNNNNNNNNNNNNNNNNNNNNNNNNNNNNNNNNNNNNNNNNNNNNNNNNNNNNNNNNNNNNNNNNNNNNNNNNNNNNNNNNNNNNNNNNNNNNNNNNNNNNNNNNNNNNNNNNNNNNNNNNNNNNNNNNNNNNNNNNNNNNNNNNNNNNNNNNNNNNNNNNNNNNNNNNNNNNNNNNNNNNNNNNNNNNNNNNNNNNNNNNNNNNNNNNNNNNNNNNNNNNNNNNNNNNNNNNNNNNNNNNNNNNNNNNNNNNNNNNNNNNNNNNNNNNNNNNNNNNNNNNNNNNNNNNNNNNNNNNNNNNNNNNNNNNNNNNNNNNNNNNNNNNNNNNNNNNNNNNNNNNNNNNGATGAATTGAGTTGAAACCAGTCCTTCACCTTAGACCTTAAACTCTGTTTGGTGATTTGGTCAATCACATTTATAttgttgtttgtccaggagagatgCACATATAGAGCTGCTAGATGTTCCTGAATGCTCAGATGAACAAAGCAGAAGACTTTCCCCTGATACAAGCCaaactcctctctgaagatctgagtgCACAATCCTGAGTACACTGATGCTTCTGTCTCATCAATGCCACACTCTCTCAGGTCTTCCTCATAGAAGATCAGGTTGCCTTTCACAAGCTGCTCAAAAGCCACTTTTCCCAGTTTGAGGATCATGTCTTCATCTGTCACATTCTTCTCATAGTCCTTCTCATGTTTGATGTTGGTCTGAAGgatcaggaagtgtgtgtacatttgagtgagagtcttgggaatctctCCAGTCTCTGCTGGACTCAACATCTTCGCTAGAACAgcggctgagatccagcagaacactgggatgtggcacatgatgtagagaCTCCTGGATGACTTcaggtgtgagatgatcctgtcggccagactctgatcactgattctcttcctgaagtattcctccttctgtggctcattgaatcctcgtacctctgtcactcgatggacacactcagaggggatgagatcagctgctgctggtctggaggtgatccagatgagagcagagggaagcagattcCCCACAATGAGGTTCATCAGCAGCACGTCCACTGAGGCTGATTCAGATATATTACACAGTTTCACTTTACTCTTAAAGTCCAGAGACAGacgacactcatccagaccatcaaagatgaacaacaCTTTATAGTCATCACTGGATATTTCCATTTCTTTAGTTTCAGGGAAAAACACATGAAGAAGATCTGAAAGACTGAGTGTTTTGTCCTTCATCAAGTTGATTtctctgaaaggaagtggaaatatgagctggacgtcctgattctctttcccttcagcccagtccaggatgaacttctgcacagagactgtttttccaatgccagcgactccctttgtcagcacagttctgatggctttgtcttgtccaggtaaaggtctaaagatgtgattgcatttgatggctgtgtcctctgttgctgttctcctggattgtgtctcaatctgtctgacctcatgttcattactgatctctccactctcactctctgtgatgtagagctctgtgtagatctcattcaggAGTGTTGGCTTTCCCTGCGTCACTGTTCCCTCATACAGACGCTCAaacttcttcatcagatttgatcTAAACGTGTTGAGGACTTCATGgctgtaaaattaaaatacaacatTATTACATGAGTTACAGAGGTAAATGTACAAAgcaaaatgtcttttttattttctgtGGTTTGAGACACTGATGCATTTGAATTATGTATGATCAtgcattgcattaaaaaaaaaatacacagtttACCTGACACCAGGATACGTGCTTTCTTGATGCTGATTCATAGACTGGTCATATTTCATACAGATGGGTTTTGGTGGCAGGATTGACCTTGAATAAAGAATCAAACACTTTGATATTATGACCTAACAGTTGTGACTTTATTAAAAAATGCACCTGCTCAAGGTCACAAAGGTAAAAAATAGATAcagtttaaataaatgtaaataaatgaagAATTCTACTACGTGCTTTAAATCTGCTCGTTGTCATTAGATGTACTGCATTTCCCATCACAATTCTgcccatatttatttattatagtgcTGGATAATAATGACAGTTTAATTTACAATATCTCCTTCTATAATAATATCTTTTACAAAAATGTTATACTTAAACCTTTTTTCATCACTCTTAAACTTAATTGGTAAAATCATAGACTGGTCActcctcatagacacacagctgggctctGGTCCTGATTTCTTCTGGTGAACTGAACTATAACAGAGAATACTTGGAATTACTGTAtgctattaatattaatttattattaaacacacttgttcatatttatttattatagtgcTGGATAATTATGACAGTTTAATTTACAATATCTCCTAATATAATGATATCTTTTACAAAAATGTTATACTTACCTTTTTTCATCACTCTTAAACACAGTTGGTAAAATCATAGACTGgtcactcttcatagacacacagctgggctctGGTTCTGATTTCTTCTGGTGAACTGAACTATAACAGAGAATACTTGGAATTACAGTATGCTATTATAATATCAATTCATAACTAAAAACACTTGTGATTTTTTAATTTACACTATATTGATACAAAAAACTATGAATACTATTAATATGAACACCTgatttcttctgctgaacagatgtaacattaacatttattttaaaaaggaaaaaacactttttaagAAAGCTTTATGGTCTTAttgttttcaaattcaaaatttcCAACTTAAAAAAACACGATGACCATCTTTCTTATAATAGGTGAATTAATTTGTATTCAAAGTACCTGCATCCTGGAGAAAAATCGTCTCTGGATGTTTGTGTGTCATCCATGATGAAGCTGAACAGACAGTTTGATCTCTAACCCTTACTCTGGGTGAAAATGATAAATAATTGAGTTGAACGGATCCTGAGAGTCGGAGAAACAGGAGAACGACGGTGGCGTTCACTCAAATACTCAATGTTAGTCTTATGTTAACACATACATTTGCTAAACTAAACCACAAACAACGCAAACGAAACATTTTCATCTTTCATCTTcagcttttaaaatgaaaaatatcaaACACACATCAAAGCACACGTCCTTCGTGGAAAATGCGAATGCGGAAGTCACCTGTAATGTCAAGACCTTGATTAACATAGTTTTATTACATTGTTTACAAAGCTTAATTTTTCTATTAAGTAGCTACACGTACATGCATTATAAAGGTTCCGATTAAACACGTAAATATTCCGTATGGTAAAGAATCGATTCTGATTGTTTAAATGGCAAAACATCAACTTTTAACTTTTACTTTCACTTCTATTTGTGACTGATACAGGTAAATGCAATGATGACGTCACATTACGTGCGCGATCACGAGCTTCATCCGCATGGCGGCGCCCATATTGTATAGTCTTATTAcctaaataaataatcataagGCATTCACTTCATACATATATTATTAGGATATTCGCTAGATATTCGCATATAGTACGTAAGGGGCAGTGTATACTCCACTGTGAGAATAGCCTACGTTAGCAAtgcaatgatttatttatttatttatttatttatttatttatttaatagatagctgcaagcagtgattattTGGTTTAATGCATATAGTCAATCTCACTCTTAAATAACTCTCTTAAATAAACTGAATGTATGTTCTGAGTGATGCTGGTCCAAAGTCTGACTTGTGTTGACCTACTGAGTCTAGTTTCTCACaaagtttttgttttctttggcttGCTTACTTGGGGACACCCCTTATATTTGGCAATATTGACTTGATTGCACAGACAGTATTGGAACAGAGCTGAACTGAGCTGATGATGACTTTAAATGGAAAATTGTCTGTTTACGTTTGTCCTCTCTATATTGCTGCTTTACGGCAGAATTGCATTTTGTGTGCATTattgaaacattattttaatgtttaacactgtaaagctgctttgacacaatctttGTTGTATAAAGGAATGAAGGTGGATTGACTAGACTTGAAAACACTGTCTCTGTGTGGAGTTCTTCTCATGATCACAAGATGGGCTTTTAGGATTGTCAATGATCCAATTTTATCAATTGTGTGCCCCTTTACATTGATTATAGATGATCAGTTAAATACTATGGTTTATTTTTGTAGGGACATCGACTTACATATTCACACCCTTAAACATGATGCTGACTAAATGAACCCTGACTGGTTGCTTTACATGTTGACCAGACAGACTCTTGGGTGATGCTTTGCCAATGAAGGCTTCAGAGGCTTATTCAGTCTATCTCCAGTTTTCTGTCACTGACTCCTCCTCTGGTCtcctcctctttctctctctcccctaCATCCTTCTCCTCTGTTCTGTACATCCCTTTCCTTCCACTAACCACTTCTCTTGATGTCAGTCAAGCTACTCATACTCTCTGACCCTCAAACAAAGCttactacaaaaataaaataaaattaaataaaaaatctgcAACACCCCAAATACCTGAAAACTATCACAACTTTCCTATCTCAGCTCTGTCATCCTCCACACCATCCCACTTCTTCTCTGACCCAATATCAAATTCAatgcacagggcccagaattccTAGAGATGCCACTGCTGACAACTGATGTCTTCACAACACTTCTGTCTTCACCAATGCACACAATCACTACACTAAACCACTAAACTGATCAACCTTATTCATTATTCATGGCCtagtgcatgatgggaacaacAGTATCAGAAAAGTTGAGTATAGGTCTTACTTAATTTGGTAATATTGTTGTTTTACACTTTAAATTCTACAATCTTGAATTGAGTACGGATATAGAATTtactttgtttattttgtttctaattattagcttaaatattttttttttcatgtagaaattaggggccaagcaccgaaggtgaaAAGGCACCTATTGTATTTGTTAGCATTCTTCTTCTCCTCATTTCGTTTCTTCTTccactcttgagtctatggcagcccatagaaccgcttgtgggaaagttgtgtaatttggcacactgataaaggacagtctcaacattaaccatagcaagtttggagtctctaactcaaactctctagcaccaccacttgtccaaaatgtAACTTtctttgctaataacttttgaatcaAAAGGCACAGAAGGAAATTTATTTTTTCCTCTGAATCATTGGCTCATGATGAGTCAAATGAACACTTACGAAATTTAAAAACCATAAGGTTTAGCtattttgctatttttaatagttcgtaaaaacctactttttcgaactctgTCGAAGTCTgcttttcaccaaaattggctcagatcatctttcgACCATGCTGGCAAAACGTTATGgtattcaagttgattagtcaaaccattctcgAATAATGTGCATAAAATTTTATGAGAAGCACACAAAAATGttatattgagaccaaacttggtgtgtgttaacAAGCAAGACCTgaagctacctgcagtgtttcggcgcagtcccaccaagtggccaagagttatgaaaaatggctatttttgcttataacttcttaatggtttggccaaaaatcacaaagcTTCAGAGGAGCATGCCAAGTAAACTGATACTAATTTTGGTGTTGGGCATTTTGAATTTAGTcacaaaatgctatattttatgaacgCATTGTGGTATCTTTACAAAACTTGGTATGTGTCTTCGGCTCCATGTCATGATGGTACTTAAACAGTTTCTTTGCAGTGCCACCTTGTGGCCAAAAGTTACAAcgacattttaaaaaatactacTAACATTTGATTACattggcctattgtaatgaaagtaatatattccttgggtcatgctaagaacattgataccaattataccaaaattggccaaacttcctgtctgctattttgatta
Protein-coding regions in this window:
- the LOC141334369 gene encoding NLR family CARD domain-containing protein 3-like; protein product: MDDTQTSRDDFSPGCSSVHQKKSEPEPSCVSMKSDQSMILPTVFKSDEKSSVHQKKSGPEPSCVSMRSDQSMILPIKFKSDEKRSILPPKPICMKYDQSMNQHQESTYPGVSHEVLNTFRSNLMKKFERLYEGTVTQGKPTLLNEIYTELYITESESGEISNEHEVRQIETQSRRTATEDTAIKCNHIFRPLPGQDKAIRTVLTKGVAGIGKTVSVQKFILDWAEGKENQDVQLIFPLPFREINLMKDKTLSLSDLLHVFFPETKEMEISSDDYKVLFIFDGLDECRLSLDFKSKVKLCNISESASVDVLLMNLIVGNLLPSALIWITSRPAAADLIPSECVHRVTEVRGFNEPQKEEYFRKRISDQSLADRIISHLKSSRSLYIMCHIPVFCWISAAVLAKMLSPAETGEIPKTLTQMYTHFLILQTNIKHEKDYEKNVTDEDMILKLGKVAFEQLVKGNLIFYEEDLRECGIDETEASVYSGLCTQIFREEFGLYQGKVFCFVHLSIQEHLAALYVHLSWTNNNINVIDQITKQSLRSKVKDWFQLN